TTAGATGCGCCTGCTGCATTACGTTTCACACATGGCACTTCTACTAAACCAGCAACTGGATCACATACTAAACCTAGCATATTTTTTAAGCAAATTGCAAAAGCTTCAGCCGATTGTTGTGCTGAACCGCCAGCTAATTCTACACTTGCTGCTGCTGCCATTGCTGCTGCTGAACCAACTTCAGCTTGGCAACCACCTGCTGCACCTGAAATTGAAGCATTGTTTGCTACAACAAAACCAAATGCACCTGATGTTAGAAGAAAATTTAACATATCTCTTCTCGAAGGATTTAATCTCGGCTTCAATCCAAATAACACACCGGGTACTACACCTGCAGAACCTGCAGTTGGTGTAGCACATATTTTACCCATGGCTGCGTTTACTTCATTTGTAGCAACAGCTTTACTTACAGCATCTAGTAGTGTATTACCTGCTAAAGATTCACCTGTTGCAAGATATTTTTTAATTAATACTGCATCTCCACCAGTAAGTCCTGTTGTTGATGTAACTCCTTCAAGTCCTTCATCTAATGCATTTTCCATCGTTTGCAAATTTTTGTCCATGCTAGCGTAAACTTCTTCTTCAGATAGTCCTGTAACTTCCATTTCTTGCTCGAGCATTACTTCATGAATCTTCTTGTTTTCTGATTCACAAATTGCAATTAATTCTTTCACACTTTTAAACATGCTATTCCTCCATTAGGCGTCGCCCATGAGTGAAACAGTCACTACACCATCGACGTTTTTTATTCTCTCTATAATTTCATCATTAATAGCGTCATCTAATTCGCAAGTCATTAAAGCTTGATCACCTTTTTCCTTACGTGCAACTTGCATACTTCCAACATTAATACTGGATTCTCCTAAAATGTTTGCCACACGTCCAATTGTGCCAAAAGTATCTTTATGAAAAACAAGTAAAGCTGGATAATTACCACTTATTGCGATATTAAAGCCATTAATTGCAATAATTTCAATTTTTCCGCCACCAATTGAAACGCCTTCAACAGAAATTTCTTTGTCTCCATCTCTCATATTAATAATAGCAGTGTTAGGATGAGAACGTTCTTCTGACATTTCGATAAAATTCACTTTCATTCCGACTTTTTCTGCCGTTTCTAAACTTGTAGTTATACGATCATCATCAGTATCATAACCTAGCAATCCACCTACTAAAGCTACGTCAGTACCGTGCCCCCTATATGTTTCCATAAATGAACCATATAAATAGATATCAGCTTGTTGTGGTATTTTACCAAACAAGTCTTTTGCCACTAGACCTATTCTGACTGCACCTGCCGTGTGAGATGATGATGGCCCTACCATTGTTGGTCCAATGATGTCAAAAACACTTTTATATTTCATAACAATACCCCACAATAATTTTTAATAATTCTAAAGTGTTGCGCTTACATATTTGCGTCCATATTATTATAACAAGCTACACTCTTTTTATAAACTATTATCGGTTGAACAAAGCATAAATAAAATTCGCAACTATTTCTTACCTTTAAGCTAAAAAGTCAGCGCTCAATATAGCACACAAAAATATACGTAATTAAGCATTAGCTTAATTACGTATATTTTCAATAGAAACGCTATTCTACTGCAAATAAATATGGATATACAGGTTGTTGACCATCATGTTGATCAATTTCAATTTCCGGATACTGCTCTTCTAACCACTCTATCGTTTGTTGCGTATTGTCATCAGTAGACTCTAATCCTTCGATAATAGTTATGATTTCACTATCCTCTTTAATCATATTCGACAGCAAAGATTTTATCGTTTCAAATTGATTTACATTTGTTGCGACAATCTTATCTTCTAACAAACCAATAAAGTCATTTTCCTTAACGTCTACACCATCAATTTTACTATCTCTTACAGCATAAGTTATCGCGCCTGAATTTACCGTTTCTAATGATTGAACCATGCGCTCTTTATTGTCTACTAAGCTATCATTACTATCTAAATTAAACAACGCTGCTAGACCTTGCGGAATGGATTTTGTTGGAATTACAACTGCATCAGCATCTACTAAATCAGCCGCCTGTTCGCTTGCCATTAATATATTTTTATTGTTTGGTAAAATGATAGCACGTTCACATTGCGTTTGTTCGATTACTTTAATAATATCTTGCGTTGAAGGATTCATCGTTTGACCGCCATTAATGACGTTAGTCGCACCCATCGATTTAAATAGTTCAGATATACCTTCTCCCATTGAAATAGTAATAATGGCAGTATCTACTGTTTCAGATAGTGATTGATTATGCTGCTCTTTTTTCACAACTTCTCTATGTTGTTCTCTCATATTTTCAACTTTAAGTTTTATTAATTCACCATAACCCTGCCCATAATTAAATACTTCACCTGGCTTTTCAGTGTGTACATGTACTTTCACTATTTCATCATCACTAACAACTAATAAAGAATCACCAAATGTGCTCATGTCTTCTCTAAATTGATTTTCATCATAATCTTTTAACTGACTATCAAAGCGAACCATCATCTCAGTACAATAACCGTACTTAATATCATCAGTACTTATAACGCCATGAAAGTCATGTGCTTCATTAACAATTGTATCTGTACCTACTTTAGCTTTATCACTTGGAATAGTTTCACCTTTTAGTGCACTTAAAAACCCTTCATAAATAAGCACTAAACCTTTACCACCACTGTCGACAACACCAACTTCTTTTAACACTGGTAATAAATTAGGTGTATTTTCCAATGATTGATTAGCTACATCAACTACATAAGATAACAATTCAATGCAATCATCTGTTTCTTCCATTTTTTCTAACGCTGCAGCACCTGCATCTTTAGCAACCGTTAATATTGTGCCTTCAACAGGTTTCATTATGGCGTTATAAGCTGTTTTAACTCCTGTTTGTATACTTTCTGCAAACTGCTTTGCATCAATTGTCGCTAATTCTTCTAGATTGTTGCAAAATCCTCTAAAAATTTGTGAAAGTATAACGCCTGAGTTACCTCTTGCTCCCATTAACAGCCCTTTAGCAAATGTTTTACCTTGTGCTCCTACATGCATTGATAGATTTTGCTCCACCGCTTCTTTTCCTGATGTCATTGTTAAGTTCATGTTCGTTCCAGTATCACCATCCGGAACTGGATAAACATTTAGTGAATCTACCAAGTCTGCATGATTTGATAAATTTTGCGCTCCTTGAAAAATCATGTCCGCAAATAATTTACCATCAATTGTACGTACCATTATGTATTGTCCTCCTAATTGTCCTTACCATTATTCATTCTTAAGCCTTGCACATGTATATTTATAGCATTTACGTTTACTTTTAATGCTTGTTCTAAAGTATATTTAACTGTCGCTTGTACATTGCTAGCGACTTCTGAAATTTTTACACCATAGCTTACAATAACATACATATCAACGTTTATACTGTCATTTGTATTATTTATAACAATACCTTTAGCATAATTTTCATGCCCTAATATTTCAGCTATGCCATCTCTCACTTGTTGTTTAGATGCCATTCCCACGATTCCATAACATTCTACAACTTTGCTACCAACTACAGTAGCGATAACATCATTAGAAATATCTATGTTCCCATAATCATTGTTTATTTCCAATGTCATTGTCGTTACCCTCCTATTTGTGCTGTAATTGTTTAGTTTCAAATTTGCTATTTAACGTTAATGATATGTAACTTACAAACAGTTACAATATTTCATTTCGCATTATTATAGCATATTTTGGCTCATCTAAAAGTAAAATATCTTATAATATTAAATTTTATTGCTTTGGCTTATGAAATGTGATACATTATTCAAGTATGTAGTAGATACGTGTATTTATATTTATTAAAGGAGGTACTTTCATGGGCAAACAATGTTACGTAACAGGTCGTAAAGCTTCAACTGGTAACAATCGTTCACACGCTTTAAACGCTACGAAACGTAGATGGAATGCTAACCTTCAAAAAGTTAGAATTCTTGTAGACGGAAAACCTAAAAAAGTTTGGGTTTCTGCACGTGCTTTAAAATCTGGTAAAGTTACTAGAGTTTAATAAATATAATGCACATAAAAGACCAATCCTTATGTGGAGGATTGGTCTTTTTTATTTGACTTAATCTGAAGATTTGATCATCAGTACAGTACCTTTATGTAATTCTACAACGCCTGATTCTGCCTCTAATTCATTAGAAATGGTTAAAGTAGAACCTAGTTCTAAGTTTTGACGTTCTAGCGGGTACTTAAAGTTGATTAATGATATAGAGGTTGGATAACTGACCGGTATAAATGAGATGTATTTCAAGTTTTCTTGTTTTTTGACGTTATAGTGACCTGCAGTTAGGTATTGAATTTCATTTTGTTGATCAACGATAACAATTTTAACATTCAAACGCTGATATTCGGGCTTTTCTAAAATTTGTAATGCGCCCATAAAATGATCTAACCTACCACCTGTCGCACCATATATATAAATTTCTAAATAGCCACGCTTCACTGCTTCTTCAACAGCTATAGCTAAATCTGTATCATCCTTTTCTGCATTCACAGGATTTATTCCAAAACTATCAATTAACATTTGTCTTTCTTCAGCAGTGACCGAATCAAAATCTCCTATTGTGAATACCGGGTTTATATCATTTTGAATTAAAATTAAAACGCCTCGATCAACACCGCCCCATTCTTCATCTTTCTTATTTTCAAGTAATTGCTGTGGGGTATTTCTATTGCTACACAATAAATTTATATGCATAACATCATCCTTTTAATCGTTTTACTGCATCATCGTAATTTTGATGTCCAAAAAAGTATGAACCAGCAACTAACATTGTAGCTCCATTTTCAATCACTTTATCGACTGTTTCGTCGTTAATACCACCGTCAACTTCAATATCGAATGTTAAATCATTTGCCGATTTAATACTAGATAATTGTTTTAGTTTCGTAATAGTGGATTCGATAAAAGCTTGTCCTCCAAAGCCTGGGTTCACTGTCATCACCAATACGTAGTCAACCATATCAATAACCGGTAATATAGACTCAACTGGTGTACCAGGATTAATAACTACACCTGCTTTTTTCTTTGCATTTTTAATTTGTTGAATGACTCTATGTATATGTGGTGTTGCTTCGACATGCACCGATATCATATCTGCTCCGTTTTCTGCGAATAATTCTATATACTTTTCCGGTGATTCAATCATTAAATGCACATCTATCGGTAAAGACGTCCCTCTACGTACTGCTTCTAAAACTGGTATGCCTATTGAAATATTAGGAACAAACTGACCATCCATTACATCAAAATGCACTCCATCTACGCCTGCTGCTTCTAAATGAGTTAATTCTTCCTCTAATTGTAAAAAATCCGCTGATAATAATGATGGGAAAATCTTTGCCATTTAGTATCTTTCCTTTCTGTTACTAATCTCGTTAAATAATTGAACATAATGATCATATCTAAATTGAGCAAGATTGCCTTGAGTCAATTCATGCTTTACGTTACATTTTGGTTCATTAATATGATTGCAATCTCGAAACTTACACAATGCACCAAGTTCATTAATATCTATAAAAAATTCTTTCACTTCTTCTTTTTGAATGTGATCAAAGTCTAACGCACTAAATCCTGGTGTATCCGCAATAAAACCATTACTACGTTCAAATAGCTCTACATGGCGCGTAGTATGTCGACCACGATTTAAAGATTTAGAGATATGCTGCGTTTCAAGTTCTAATTCTGGAAAATAATGATTTAATAAAGTAGATTTGCCTACACCTGATTGTCCACTTAAGACTGCTAAACCCTCTCCCCATTCATTGAAGACCGCCGTAATATTACTATCCTTACCAATAAATTGAATTTGATATCCAATATCAGCATAAGTACTTAGTTTTTGTTGAATGTTTTGCAGAACTGCTGACGTCGCTAAATCTTTTTTAGTAATCAAAATTCGAGGACGTAAGTGGTATGAATGTGCAATAACTAAAAATCTATCTAATAATTGCGTTGAAAAGTCTGGCTCAACAGCACTCATTACGATAATTAAGTGATCAATGTTACTCACCGGTGGCCTTTTTAATTCATTCTTTCGTTCATGTACATTTTGAATATAACCTTCAGTTTTATTTTCTACATCAAAGTCTACTACATCCCCAACTATGGGAGAGAATTTATTCTTTCTAAATAAACCTCGAGGCTTTGTATCAAACATTTCTCCTTGTACATCTACACGATATACACCACTCAATGATTTAATGATACGTCCAGTTTTCAAATTTGCACCTCTTTTCATTACTGTTACTTTTCATATTATAGCAAAGCAAACTTATTTTAAATAATAAATAACCTATGAATAAAATAAAAGAGGTAAGACAAAGTTCTAATAAATAATATTAAAACCTGTCTAAACCTCTATATAACATTAAAAATCATATGGTATATCTTTATCTGACACGACTTTGTCGTCAACTCTAACCGTGTATCCCGCTGTCTTATCTTTAGCTATTTTCATTGGAATTTTAATTGTTTTATCTTTTTTGATTTTATACGTTTGGGCAACTGATGAACCAGAATTATCTTTATCTCTAATATACACTTTCACTTCTTGACTTTTATCATCTTTACCCGTATATGGCACAACGACTGTTTGCGTATATGTTTTGGTCATTTCATCATCATCATCGTCGTCATTTTTACGCTTATCCTTATCTTCTTTTTTATCTTTATCGTCATCTTCTTTTTTATCTTTACCTTTAGAGACAACAAAAGATATGGTAGAACCCTCATCTATTTCTTTATCTTTTGGAGTTTGACTAATGACAGAACCTTTGCTGATTTTATCGTCATTTTTCTCAGATGTGACGACGACGTTAAATCCTTTACTTTCAAGTTTTGAACGAGCGTCTTTAAATGATTTCTTTTCAAAGTTGTTAACGTAAACTTGTTTAACTCCTAATGATTCAGTTAATTTTATATCATTGCTACTCAACTTAACATTATTTCCTGCAGCAATACTTTGTTTCTCAATCAGGCCTTTAGCAAGATTATTTTTAGTGTAAGCTCTATCTGTTTTTACATTTTTAAAACCTAAGTCTTTTAATCTTTTAACCGCTTCATCCTTAGAAACACCATATAATTGGGGCATTTTAGCAGTTTTAGGTCCTTTAGATAAAACGATATCGACTTTACTATTTTGTTTTAATCTAGAACCTTTTGATGGAGTAGTTTTAATGATTTTATTGACATCATATTTATCACTATATGCTCGCGACGTTTCGCCTAACTTAAGTTGTTTTTGAGATAAAATTGTTTCTGCCTGTTTCTCTGTTTTACCGCTTAAATTGGGCGTTTCTAAATATTTATTGCCGAACATGCCCATTGCTATAAAACTGAACAGACCAAAGAGTAATAAGACTAAAATAAAAGCATAAAAAAACTTTTTCTTCTTTGATCTTTTTTTACGAGGCGGTGCGTAAATATGTTCTTCAGTAGATTGGAATTTTTGATGATCAACGATAGGAATTTGCATCGTTTGCTCGATGTTATTGTTATTTTCTTGTCGAGTACGCTCTTTGATTTCATCTTTATCAAATTCCATCGTTGTTGTAGCCATATCCTCAGATATATATTTACCTTCATTCGCTCTATTATCTGATAACACACTTGTTAAGTCCTCTTGCATTTCATCTACAGATTGATAACGTTCTTTTTTATTCTTTTCAGTTGCTTTTAAAACAACATTGCTTAACGCTTGAGGAATATCTAAACGTTGATCGGTCGGATTAGGCATATCATCTTGAATATGTTTTATTGCAATACTTATTGCATTTTCGCCGTTATATGGTGGTTTACCTACTAACATTTCGTATAAGACAACACCAATAGAATAAATATCTGTGCCACTATCTGTAGATTCTCCTCGAGCTTGTTCAGGAGATAAATATTGAACGGTTCCGAGTACATGATTCGTTTGAGTCATAGTCGTTTCACTTAGCGCTTTAGCAATACCAAAATCTAGTATTTTTAAAGTTTTATCTTTTTCGATTAAAATGTTTTGTGGTTTTATATCTCTGTGTACAATTTTTGTTTCATGAGCATGTTTAATACCATCGATAATTTGCTCAGTAAAATTAGTGATAGTCTGAATATCTAATGGTTTATGATTCGCAATATATTCGGATAATGTTGGCCCATCGATATATTCCATGACAATGAAAAAGCAATCATCATTTTCAGTAACATCATAAACGTTAACAATATTTTTATGAGAAAGTTGAGTAAGGTTATGTACTTCCCTTTCAAAACGCTCAATCGTTTCTTCTTTCTCATTGGCTGCGATAGAAATAGCTTTTATTGCAACTTTACGATTTAAAATTGTATCTTCAGCAAGATAGACAATGCTCATCCCCCCGCCACCAAGCTTTTCAATCACTTTATAACGGTCATTTATTACTTTGCCTATCATACTTTGTCACCTTCAATCTGTGCGAGCACGAAACTAATATTGTCATTGGAATCATTAGTTAATGCTACTTCTATAAGTTTAGCACCAATACTATCAATAGAATCATTATCGCCGATAATTTCTTGAAGTTGATTATCCCTAACGTAATCAGTTAATCCATCAGAATTTAAAATAAGATAATCATAATAATTAAAACGTTTAACAAAAATATCAGGCGAAACTAATTTATCTGTCCCCATCACTTTAGTAATAATATTACGCTGAGGATGGCTAAAGGCTTCTTCCTCAGTAATTTGACCAATCATTACAAGATGATTAACAAATGAATGGTCGCTTGTAATTTGATCTACATCTCTACTATTTATTAAATAAGCTCGAGAATCTCCAATATTTGCAACAACGATATAATCATCAAATACTAATGCACAAACACACGTCGTCCCCATACCACTATATTCAGGACGATCTATTGATAACTGATAAAGCTCGCGATTAATATTTTTTAATGTCGTACGTAACCAATCTTCTGCTTGATAATCTTCTATTAAGTTTTCTTCCTCGAAGCGTTGCTGCAATTCTTTTGTTACGAATTGACTAGCCACTTCACCTGCTTGATGTCCACCCATACCATCACATAAAACTAATAGCTGTTGACTTGTTTTATTGTAAAATACGCCGCCCGCATCTTCATTATTTTCACGATATTGACCTTTGTCAGTATAAAATTGTGCCTTTAGCATTTGATCTCTACCTCGTTTCTACTTGTCGTTCCTTAGCTCTTAATTGACCACATGCTGCGTCAATGTCAGATCCTTGTTCTCTTCTGATTGTAGCATTAATACCTAAACGCTTAAGCTCTTTTTCAAATTTGAAAATGTCTTCTTTCGGCGTCTTCACATAGTTACGTTCAGGAACGTGATTGACAGGTATTAAATTAACATGACAATTTAAGTTTTGAATTAAGTGAGCTAATTCTCTTGCATGCTCTAGCTGATCATTTACTCCACCAAATAAACCATATTCAAATGTAATACGACGGTTCGTTTTTTCTTGATAATACTCAATTGCTTCCATTAATTTCTCTACATTATATGCTCTATTAATAGGCATAAGTCTAGAACGAATTTCATCTTTAGCACCATGCAGGCTTACAGCAAAATTAATTTGTATATCTTCATCTGCAAAATCATAAATTCGTGGAATAATACCAGATGTAGAAACTGTAATATGACGAGCACCAATATTCAAACCATTATCGTCGTTAACTATTTTTAAGAAATCCATCATTTCATCATAATTTTCAAATGGTTCACCGATACCCATAATTACTATTTGAGATACACGTTCCTCAGTTTCATCTAATGCTTTTTGCACAGTTAACACTTGCGAAACTATTTCTCCAGCTTCCAGATTCCGTTTTAAGCCACCTAAAGTAGATGCACAAAAAGTACAACCTATACGGCATCCAACTTGAGTCGTTACACAAACTGAATTCCCATATTCGTGTCTCATCAGTACTGTTTCTATCGTATATCCATCCTGTAGTTCAAATAAAAATTTAATCGTCCCATCTTTACTTTCTTGTTTTACTACTGTCGACAACGTAGTCATTACAAAATTGGCTTCCAACAATTCTCTTAAATCTTTCGATAAATTTGTCATTTCATCAAAGTTATTTACTCTTTTTTCATATAACCATTCATATATTTGCTTTGCTCTGAATTTTTGTTGCTTATGTTCTACCAACCAACTTTGTATCTCATCATATCTAAGAGAATAAATCGATTGTTTCTCAAAATCCGGTAAAAACTTATTTTTTTTCTTTTTTTCGGCTGTAATCATAAATTAGCTGTCCTTCCGTCTTATTTTTGTTATAAAGAAACCATCAGAGTTGAAATCTTGGGGTAGTATTTGTAATGTTTTAACTTTATCGCCAGTTCTAGGGTCTGTAAATGTTTCAAATTCAAATTCTTTATTATTTTTCAAAAATGTATAAATAACATTTTCATTTTCTAATTGTTCTATAGTGCAAGTAGAATAAATTAATGTACCACCGGGTTTTACGTTGTCTTTTACATTATCTAAGATAGCTAATTGTGTAGTCACTAAACTATCTATCGTTGCTTTACTTTGTTCGTATTTAATTTCTGGCTTATGGCGTAACACACCTAAACCGCTACATGGGGCATCAACTAAAATCTTATCATACACTTTATCATAGTTTTCTGTTGCATCGTGTGTATAGCTCAAAATGTTAGATAATCGTAACTTTTTAGTATTAAAGTTAATTAGCTCAATTTTATGTTCATGGATATCAGTAGCTTCGATGTGACCTTCATTATTCATTAGTTCTGAAAGGTGGCAAGCTTTGCCACCTGGTGCACTACACGCGTCTAAAATAACATCTTCTTTTTCAGGTGATACGATTTGTCCCACTAACATAGAACTTTTATCTTGAATCGAAACTAATCCGTCTTTAAAAATACGTGACTCAATAATGGGTTTCCCGCTTAAATGCAAACACACATCAACATGGTCGTCTTGTAAGACAGAAAAACCTTCATCTTCTAATCTTGAAATCGTGTCAGCTATCGTTATTCTTGTCGTATTTACCCTTACTGTTTGCTCTACTTTCTCTAACAATGACTTAGCAATATCTTCTGTCTGTTCTATACCATAATGTGTTGTCCAATGGTCAACAAGCCATTTAGGCAAACTATATTGGATAGCAATTCTTTTTTTGTTATCAGTAATTTCTTCGAATTTAGGTAACTCATTACGCATAATATTACGTAAAATTCCATTCACCACATTACCGTTATGCGGTCCACCTTTATATTTAGCAATTTCTACTGCTTCATTAATAATGGCATGTTCGGGAATCTTATCTAAATAAACATATTGGTAAATGCTCATCCATAATAATTGACGTACCCATCCTTTAATTTTTGTATTAACGAAAGGTTTTAAAATATAATCTAATGAGTATTTTCTTGCTAAAGTGCCATATACTATTTCCGTATATAAATTTTTGTCTGCTCTGTTCATTTCAGTATTTGATAAAGTCTCATTAATAATAATATTACTGTACGCTTTATCATTAATTATAGCTTGCAATGTTTCAAATGCATGCATTCTTACAGGTATTTCTGTCATGTTAATTCCTTCCCAACTAACGATGTTTGAACACCGCTTAAATAATTTGCCGCAAGCATACGTTTTTTTCCTGAAATTTGAATATCTGTTAAAGCAATCGCATCTTGTGATTCTGTACCTACTATAATGGCCTTTTTAGTAGTTTCTATAATTTCACCTGGTTGCCCACCTTTATTATTTACAATATGTGCAGCGTATATTTTCATATTTGCGCCATCCATTATTGTATAGGAGACAGGCCATGGTGATAAACCTCTAATGTGATTATATATAGCTTGAGCAGATTGATGCCAATTAATTTTTTCATCTTCTCTACTAATATTAGAAGCAAATGTTGCTTGGCTATCATCTTGCGCTTGCCTACTATTTGTACCATTTATAATTTGTGGCAATATTTCTTTTAATAAATCAGCACCTAAGAAGCTTAATTTATCATGCATCGTCCCCACATCATCTTGTTGTTCAATATCAATTGCACGCTGAGCTATGATATCTCCCGCGTCTAATTTTTCAGCCATATACATAATCGTAATGCCCGTTTGTGATTCGCCATCTATAATGGCTTGATGTATAGGTGCGCCCCCCCTATATTTGGGTAATAAAGAAGCATGCACGTTTATTGCACCTAGCCTAGGTGATTTTAAAAGTTTTTCTGGTAATAGTTGCCCAAACGCAGCTGTCACTATTAAATCGGCATCTAATGCTATAAGTTGTCCCAATTCTTCAGACTGAGTCAATTTTTCTGGTTGATAAATAGGTAAGCCGTGTTTTATGGCAATTTCTTTAACAGGCGGTGGCGTCATTTTTTTCTTTCTACCTACTGGTCTATCTGGTTGAGTCACAACCGCTATAACATTATGTTCTGCTAAAAGCATTTCTAATATTTTTGTTGAAAAGTCAGGTGTTCCCATAAAAATTACATTACTCATGATTAAAATACGCCTCCATCTCAGATTCAGTCATTAACCGCGTTACTCGTTCAGTAAATAAAATTCCATTAAAATGATCTACCATATGTAATATCATTCTAGCTACATCATCATAGGCCGTTAACTCTACTTCATTGCCCTCTTTATCATTACTCTTTACGACTATCATCTTACTTCTTGTTACTTCTCCATATACATCAGGTAAACTAATTGAACCTTCGAGTTCAGTAATTTTTTCATCCGACTGACTTACGATTTGTGGATTGATCAATTG
The genomic region above belongs to Staphylococcus durrellii and contains:
- a CDS encoding thiamine diphosphokinase, with amino-acid sequence MHINLLCSNRNTPQQLLENKKDEEWGGVDRGVLILIQNDINPVFTIGDFDSVTAEERQMLIDSFGINPVNAEKDDTDLAIAVEEAVKRGYLEIYIYGATGGRLDHFMGALQILEKPEYQRLNVKIVIVDQQNEIQYLTAGHYNVKKQENLKYISFIPVSYPTSISLINFKYPLERQNLELGSTLTISNELEAESGVVELHKGTVLMIKSSD
- the rpmB gene encoding 50S ribosomal protein L28 codes for the protein MGKQCYVTGRKASTGNNRSHALNATKRRWNANLQKVRILVDGKPKKVWVSARALKSGKVTRV
- the sdaAB gene encoding L-serine ammonia-lyase, iron-sulfur-dependent subunit beta, with amino-acid sequence MKYKSVFDIIGPTMVGPSSSHTAGAVRIGLVAKDLFGKIPQQADIYLYGSFMETYRGHGTDVALVGGLLGYDTDDDRITTSLETAEKVGMKVNFIEMSEERSHPNTAIINMRDGDKEISVEGVSIGGGKIEIIAINGFNIAISGNYPALLVFHKDTFGTIGRVANILGESSINVGSMQVARKEKGDQALMTCELDDAINDEIIERIKNVDGVVTVSLMGDA
- the rpe gene encoding ribulose-phosphate 3-epimerase, which encodes MAKIFPSLLSADFLQLEEELTHLEAAGVDGVHFDVMDGQFVPNISIGIPVLEAVRRGTSLPIDVHLMIESPEKYIELFAENGADMISVHVEATPHIHRVIQQIKNAKKKAGVVINPGTPVESILPVIDMVDYVLVMTVNPGFGGQAFIESTITKLKQLSSIKSANDLTFDIEVDGGINDETVDKVIENGATMLVAGSYFFGHQNYDDAVKRLKG
- the fakA gene encoding fatty acid kinase catalytic subunit FakA encodes the protein MVRTIDGKLFADMIFQGAQNLSNHADLVDSLNVYPVPDGDTGTNMNLTMTSGKEAVEQNLSMHVGAQGKTFAKGLLMGARGNSGVILSQIFRGFCNNLEELATIDAKQFAESIQTGVKTAYNAIMKPVEGTILTVAKDAGAAALEKMEETDDCIELLSYVVDVANQSLENTPNLLPVLKEVGVVDSGGKGLVLIYEGFLSALKGETIPSDKAKVGTDTIVNEAHDFHGVISTDDIKYGYCTEMMVRFDSQLKDYDENQFREDMSTFGDSLLVVSDDEIVKVHVHTEKPGEVFNYGQGYGELIKLKVENMREQHREVVKKEQHNQSLSETVDTAIITISMGEGISELFKSMGATNVINGGQTMNPSTQDIIKVIEQTQCERAIILPNNKNILMASEQAADLVDADAVVIPTKSIPQGLAALFNLDSNDSLVDNKERMVQSLETVNSGAITYAVRDSKIDGVDVKENDFIGLLEDKIVATNVNQFETIKSLLSNMIKEDSEIITIIEGLESTDDNTQQTIEWLEEQYPEIEIDQHDGQQPVYPYLFAVE
- a CDS encoding Asp23/Gls24 family envelope stress response protein, translated to MTLEINNDYGNIDISNDVIATVVGSKVVECYGIVGMASKQQVRDGIAEILGHENYAKGIVINNTNDSINVDMYVIVSYGVKISEVASNVQATVKYTLEQALKVNVNAINIHVQGLRMNNGKDN
- the rsgA gene encoding ribosome small subunit-dependent GTPase A encodes the protein MKTGRIIKSLSGVYRVDVQGEMFDTKPRGLFRKNKFSPIVGDVVDFDVENKTEGYIQNVHERKNELKRPPVSNIDHLIIVMSAVEPDFSTQLLDRFLVIAHSYHLRPRILITKKDLATSAVLQNIQQKLSTYADIGYQIQFIGKDSNITAVFNEWGEGLAVLSGQSGVGKSTLLNHYFPELELETQHISKSLNRGRHTTRHVELFERSNGFIADTPGFSALDFDHIQKEEVKEFFIDINELGALCKFRDCNHINEPKCNVKHELTQGNLAQFRYDHYVQLFNEISNRKERY
- the sdaAA gene encoding L-serine ammonia-lyase, iron-sulfur-dependent, subunit alpha yields the protein MFKSVKELIAICESENKKIHEVMLEQEMEVTGLSEEEVYASMDKNLQTMENALDEGLEGVTSTTGLTGGDAVLIKKYLATGESLAGNTLLDAVSKAVATNEVNAAMGKICATPTAGSAGVVPGVLFGLKPRLNPSRRDMLNFLLTSGAFGFVVANNASISGAAGGCQAEVGSAAAMAAAASVELAGGSAQQSAEAFAICLKNMLGLVCDPVAGLVEVPCVKRNAAGASNAIVSADMALAGVTSRIPTDEVIEAMYKIGQTMPSALRETGRGGLAGTPTGQRLKQEIFGD